The proteins below are encoded in one region of Thunnus maccoyii chromosome 24, fThuMac1.1, whole genome shotgun sequence:
- the LOC121891698 gene encoding solute carrier family 22 member 6 isoform X1, protein MSPLQLSVYWRLSLVFIFTSFLFFLDIFTAAIAAANCRHGNGTSGSDTLRGTLPPNAQSNQSRTGDVSESEADWRTESGNRDSVCGWTDWLPYGQTLFMVGLLLGSLVGGALSDRYGKRPVLLVCVFVHAVCGVVPAVLSQPFLFLAIRCLTGVCCCCINICSFSLAVEWTAPAARLWPPAFLPFCFSLGTMGGAPLAWLSPTWRQLHLSLALPQLICLPLYLSIPESPRWLLLRRRTDVLDRYRSNSPADEQCLNLLLDSAWSDLQKATEAQKEEPPGGQAPCDIIHLRHPTVLLRLSIMSYLSVASALTYFGICMNIGSFGVGVYSAQFFSGLSETPCLLVPLARLGRRPISMLALFLSGAACFLSLLLSRYHGEPVLVMSLALLGKLCILAAIFISTLYSIELFPTVVRQRCVSLVSLCFRIGCLVNTLVQSNPNGAISLAAMVVYSSGPIIGCGLCLLLPETSGVPLPDSVEDCDRQPLPHPPSIGTLWRTRKLVSSQTRKTEIQPAEKDDIHTPNTHTGLI, encoded by the exons TCAGACACACTCCGTGGAACGTTGCCACCGAACGCGCAGAGCAACCAATCACGGACCGGGGACGTTTCAGAGAGCGAAGCCGATTGGAGGACGGAGAGCGGGAACCGAGAC tcagtgtgtggtTGGACAGACTGGTTGCCCTATGGTCAGACTCTCTTCATGGTCGGTCTGCTGCTGGGATCTCTGGTGGGAGGAGCGCTGTCTGACCG ATATGGGAAGCGTCCGGtgctgttggtgtgtgtgttcgtgcacGCTGTGTGTGGCGTCGTGCCCGCCGTTCTCTCTCAGCCATTCCTCTTCCTCGCCATTCGCTGCCTGACGggtgtctgctgctgctgcatcaacATCTGCTCCTTCAGTTTGG CAGTGGAGTGGACTGCCCCCGCTGCCCGGCTCTGGCCACCGGCCTTCCTGCCGTTCTGTTTCAGTTTGGGGACGATGGGTGGAGCTCCGCTGGCCTGGCTCAGCCCCACCTGGAGGCAGCTGCACCTGTCTCTGGCTCTGCCGCAACTCATCTGTCTGCCGCTCTACCT TTCGATTCCAGAGTCTCCTCGCTGGTTGTTGTTAAGGAGGAGGACGGATGTTCTGGACCGTTACCGTAGCAACAGCCCTGCAGATGAACAGTGCCTGAAtctg ctgttgGACTCGGCCTGGTCTGACTTGCAGAAAGCCACCGAGGCCCAGAAAGAAGAGCCTCCTGGAGGCCAAGCCCCGTGTGACATCATCCACCTCAGACACCCGACCGTCCTGCTGCGGCTGTCAATTATGAGTTACCTGAg CGTTGCGTCAGCGCTGACGTACTTTGGCATCTGTATGAACATCGGCTCATTTGGCGTTGGCGTCTACTCTGCCCAGTTCTTTTCCGGCCTATCAGAAACTCCCTGCCTGCTCGTCCCGTTGGCTCGCCTGGGACGGCGACCAATCAGCATGCTCGCTCTGTTCCTGAGTGGAGCAGCATGCTTCCTGTCATTACTACTGTCCAGATATCACG GTGAGCCGGTGCTGGTAATGAGTCTGGCTCTGCTGGGAAAACTCTGCATCCTGGCTGCCATCTTCATCTCTACACTGTACAGCATCGAGCTGTTCCCCACAGTGGTCAG ACAGCGGTGCGTGTCTCTGGTCAGCTTGTGTTTCCGGATCGGCTGTCTGGTCAACACCTTGGTCCAATCCAATCCCAATGGAGCGATCTCATTGGCTGCCATGGTTGTGTACAGCAGCGGACCAATCATAGGCTGTGGCTTGTGTCTGCTGCTGCCAGAGACCAGTGGCGTCCCGCTTCCTGATTCGGTGGAGGACTGTGACAGGCAGCCTCTGCCCCACCCACCCAGTATTGGCACCCTTTGGAGGACACG gaagCTGGTGAGCAGCCAAACCAGGAAAACAGAGATCCAGCCTGCAGAGAAAGATGACAttcacacaccaaacacacacacaggactgatatga
- the sh3yl1 gene encoding SH3 domain-containing YSC84-like protein 1 isoform X1, whose translation MSNPIPSNLKSEAKKAAKILRDFTEISNRNGPDKLIPPHVIAKAEGLAIISVIKAGFMITARGGSGIVIARLSDRRWSAPSAIGIAGLGGGFEIGVEVSDLVIILNQRRAIEAFTKGGNLTLGGNCTVAVGPLGRNVEADVALRSTAAVFTYCRSRGLFAGISLEGSYLIERKDTNRKFYSQDIRASSILNGDVEPPSECYDLYHILDAYAEAYTADWTSKNMPAKSSLPPSRPPAPPQQKAATSFQQLPTNTGGSTGSKNALYPSISIYKSATSGGPSMGGASGQLVVTATHPFTGQQLGDLSFAPGDRITVITKTESQYDWWEGQLDDGRVGIFPANFVTY comes from the exons a TGAGTAACCCCATCCCGTCCAATCTGAAGTCGGAGGCCAAGAAAGCCGCCAAGATCCTGAGAGACTTCACCGAAATCTCCAACAGGAACGGACCCGACAAACTCATCCCCC cTCATGTGATAGCGAAGGCGGAGGGTCTGGCCATCATTTCCGTCATCAAGGCCGGTTTCATGATCACAGCGAGAGGAGGCAGCGGCATCGTCATCGCCAGGCTGTCCGACAGAC gttgGTCGGCGCCTTCCGCCATCGGCATCGCCGGTCTGGGAGGAGGCTTTGAGATCGGGGTGGAG GTGTCAGACCTGGTGATCATCCTGAACCAGCGGCGGGCCATCGAGGCATTCACAAAAGGCGGGAACCTGACGTTGGGCGGGAACTGCACGGTCGCCGTGGGACCTTTGGGCAG GAATGTGGAGGCTGATGTTGCTCTGCGCAGCACAGCGGCGGTCTTCACTTACTGCAGGTCCAGAGGTTTGTTTGCTGGTATTTCTCTGGAGGGATCCTACCTGATCGAGCGAAAAGACACGAACCGCAA GTTCTACTCCCAGGACATCCGAGCATCTTCCATTTTGAATGGCGATGTGGAGCCACCATCAGAGTGCTACGACCTCTACCACATCCTGGACGCCTACGCTGAGGCCTACACTGCCGACTGGACCAGCAAGAACATGCCTGCAAAG TCGTCTCTTCCTCCATCCAgacctccagctcctcctcagcAGAAGGCAGCGACCAGCTTCCAGCAGCTACCAACCAACACTG gtggaagtacaggaagtaaaaacgcTCTCTACCCAAGCATCTCCATCTATAAATCTGCAACCTCAG GTGGACCATCGATGGGTGGGGCCAGTGGACAGCTAGTCGTCACGGCGACCCATCCATTCACAGGTCAGCAGCTGGGAGACCTGAGCTTCGCTCCCGGGGACCGCATCACCGTCATCACCAAGACCGAGTCCCAGTACGACTGGTGGGAGGGCCAACTGGACGACGGGCGAGTTGGGATCTTCCCCGCTAACTTCGTCACATACTGA
- the sh3yl1 gene encoding SH3 domain-containing YSC84-like protein 1 isoform X2 yields MITARGGSGIVIARLSDRRWSAPSAIGIAGLGGGFEIGVEVSDLVIILNQRRAIEAFTKGGNLTLGGNCTVAVGPLGRNVEADVALRSTAAVFTYCRSRGLFAGISLEGSYLIERKDTNRKFYSQDIRASSILNGDVEPPSECYDLYHILDAYAEAYTADWTSKNMPAKSSLPPSRPPAPPQQKAATSFQQLPTNTGGSTGSKNALYPSISIYKSATSGGPSMGGASGQLVVTATHPFTGQQLGDLSFAPGDRITVITKTESQYDWWEGQLDDGRVGIFPANFVTY; encoded by the exons ATGATCACAGCGAGAGGAGGCAGCGGCATCGTCATCGCCAGGCTGTCCGACAGAC gttgGTCGGCGCCTTCCGCCATCGGCATCGCCGGTCTGGGAGGAGGCTTTGAGATCGGGGTGGAG GTGTCAGACCTGGTGATCATCCTGAACCAGCGGCGGGCCATCGAGGCATTCACAAAAGGCGGGAACCTGACGTTGGGCGGGAACTGCACGGTCGCCGTGGGACCTTTGGGCAG GAATGTGGAGGCTGATGTTGCTCTGCGCAGCACAGCGGCGGTCTTCACTTACTGCAGGTCCAGAGGTTTGTTTGCTGGTATTTCTCTGGAGGGATCCTACCTGATCGAGCGAAAAGACACGAACCGCAA GTTCTACTCCCAGGACATCCGAGCATCTTCCATTTTGAATGGCGATGTGGAGCCACCATCAGAGTGCTACGACCTCTACCACATCCTGGACGCCTACGCTGAGGCCTACACTGCCGACTGGACCAGCAAGAACATGCCTGCAAAG TCGTCTCTTCCTCCATCCAgacctccagctcctcctcagcAGAAGGCAGCGACCAGCTTCCAGCAGCTACCAACCAACACTG gtggaagtacaggaagtaaaaacgcTCTCTACCCAAGCATCTCCATCTATAAATCTGCAACCTCAG GTGGACCATCGATGGGTGGGGCCAGTGGACAGCTAGTCGTCACGGCGACCCATCCATTCACAGGTCAGCAGCTGGGAGACCTGAGCTTCGCTCCCGGGGACCGCATCACCGTCATCACCAAGACCGAGTCCCAGTACGACTGGTGGGAGGGCCAACTGGACGACGGGCGAGTTGGGATCTTCCCCGCTAACTTCGTCACATACTGA